A genomic region of Tamandua tetradactyla isolate mTamTet1 chromosome 2, mTamTet1.pri, whole genome shotgun sequence contains the following coding sequences:
- the LOC143658315 gene encoding platelet-activating factor receptor-like, protein MGGPGGCGWDGILPSQAPQSPENPEESFSSQKSKSWRLAMNTSNGDPGIRGCSPWDDPARFVVVPAAYSLALGLGLPANVAALAVFARSGGRLGQALRLYLLNLALADVLFTLTLPLWLTYYLGRAHWPFPEAACRVAGTAYYVSTYVAVAFAALISVCRCGSMRGPGPRAAAGLALRRRGPARVACAVTWLAGLTCAAPSLAAPQSLRPGPGGAARCLEHGWARSGLAYATVAFFAIAFLLVLAAYVSLARALAAPSGSGPTPAGPHRRAARTMVLGLLLVFALCLAPYHLLLAPWVARQESIAGDDHGGCRAASTLDVLHTLSLALLSLNSCLDPLIYCFSVRRFRQDCWALSFRPGPGESGVRGTSFVSP, encoded by the coding sequence TTGGAGGTTGGCGATGAACACCAGTAATGGGGACCCGGGTATACGCGGCTGCAGCCCCTGGGATGACCCTGCTCGTTTTGTCGTGGTGCCCGCGGCCTATTCCCTGGcgctgggcctggggctgcccGCCAACGTGGCGGCCCTGGCAGTGTTCGCCCGCAGTGGCGGTCGCCTGGGCCAGGCCCTGCGTCTCTACCTGCTCAACCTGGCCCTGGCCGACGTGCTCTTCACGCTCACGTTGCCGCTGTGGCTCACCTACTACCTAGGCCGGGCCCACTGGCCCTTCCCGGAGGCCGCCTGCCGCGTGGCCGGGACTGCCTACTACGTGTCCACCTACGTGGCTGTGGCCTTCGCAGCGCTCATCAGCGTGTGCCGCTGTGGCTCGATGCGCGGCCCTGGGCCACGGGCTGCCGCCGGCCTCGCCCTGCGCCGCCGGGGTCCTGCCCGCGTCGCCTGCGCCGTCACCTGGCTAGCGGGCCTGACCTGCGCCGCGCCCTCTCTGGCCGCGCCGCAGTCACTGCGCCCCGGCCCGGGCGGTGCTGCTCGCTGCCTGGAACACGGCTGGGCGCGCTCGGGCCTGGCTTACGCCACCGTGGCCTTCTTCGCGATCGCCTTTCTGCTGGTGCTAGCGGCTTACGTGAGCCTGGCGCGGGCGCTAGCGGCGCCCTCCGGCTCTGGCCCGACGCCCGCAGGCCCGCACCGGCGCGCGGCCAGGACAATGGTCCTGGGGCTCCTGCTCGTCTTCGCCCTCTGCCTGGCGCCCTACCACCTGCTGCTGGCGCCCTGGGTGGCCCGGCAGGAAAGCATCGCGGGCGACGACCATGGTGGGTGCCGCGCCGCCTCCACTCTGGATGTTCTGCACACCCTCAGCCTGGCGCTGCTGAGTCTTAACAGCTGCTTGGACCCCCTCATCTACTGCTTCTCGGTGCGCCGCTTCCGCCAGGACTGCTGGGCGCTGAGCTTCCGTCCGGGGCCGGGGGAATCCGGAGTACGAGGCACCTCTTTTGTCTCCCCCTAG